Proteins found in one Williamwhitmania taraxaci genomic segment:
- a CDS encoding Do family serine endopeptidase, protein MKKHVIGLSVLVAVLSGISSSYFFSKQFAGSTVKASMGNNPASQFVSIGNQAPTDFTYAAENSIHAVVHVKTTYYGQSGYSSGNPMLDFFFGNPNQGFQPQPQQASGSGVILSGDGYIITNNHVIDGSSEITVVLNDKRVFKAKVVGSDPNTDIALLKVDGTNLPFIPIGNSDDLRLGEWVLAVGNPFNLTSTVTAGIVSAKARNVNLIAAGGASSAIESFIQTDAAVNPGNSGGALVNIRGELVGINTAIASRTGSYSGYSFAIPVSIAKKVVDDIKEFGTVQRAFLGIGIQELTQEEADKIGVKELKGVLVTGVDVNGGASEAGIKGGDIVLSINGVAVNSPSELQEQVSRFRPKEAVDVIVVRENKQKPFKVVLRNKVGSTDIVKASDSAAALGAKLAPVSDELKKRFGLRGGVEIVELHSGLLKDQGVKQGFIITQIDRNPIYEVDDVADVLRNASGGILIEGIYPNGVVAYYAIGLKK, encoded by the coding sequence ATGAAGAAACATGTTATTGGTCTGTCTGTCTTAGTTGCAGTTCTGTCAGGAATATCTTCTTCCTATTTTTTCTCCAAGCAGTTTGCCGGTTCTACCGTAAAGGCTAGTATGGGGAATAATCCAGCGTCTCAATTTGTAAGCATCGGAAATCAAGCCCCAACCGATTTTACCTACGCTGCTGAAAATAGCATTCATGCAGTGGTGCATGTTAAAACTACCTATTATGGTCAATCAGGTTATTCTTCAGGAAATCCTATGTTGGATTTCTTCTTTGGAAATCCAAATCAGGGATTTCAGCCGCAACCTCAGCAAGCATCTGGGAGTGGCGTTATACTGTCGGGCGATGGCTATATTATTACCAATAATCATGTGATTGATGGCTCCAGTGAGATCACGGTAGTTCTTAATGACAAGCGGGTATTTAAGGCCAAGGTAGTTGGGTCCGATCCCAATACAGATATTGCTTTATTAAAGGTTGATGGAACAAATTTGCCGTTCATTCCCATTGGTAATTCCGATGATCTAAGGCTTGGCGAATGGGTTTTAGCGGTTGGTAATCCATTCAATCTAACTTCTACCGTTACCGCAGGGATTGTTAGCGCAAAGGCCCGCAATGTTAATCTAATTGCCGCAGGAGGTGCGTCATCGGCCATTGAATCTTTTATCCAGACCGATGCTGCAGTGAATCCAGGCAATAGCGGAGGTGCATTGGTAAATATTCGGGGCGAATTGGTTGGGATTAATACCGCCATTGCCTCCCGTACTGGTTCATACTCAGGATACTCCTTTGCTATTCCGGTTTCCATTGCGAAAAAGGTAGTAGACGATATTAAGGAGTTTGGTACCGTTCAGCGGGCGTTCCTTGGCATTGGTATTCAGGAATTGACTCAGGAAGAGGCCGATAAGATTGGTGTCAAGGAGTTGAAGGGTGTGCTGGTAACTGGTGTGGATGTAAATGGTGGTGCATCAGAAGCAGGGATTAAAGGGGGTGATATTGTTCTTAGCATTAATGGGGTTGCTGTTAATAGTCCATCGGAGTTGCAGGAGCAGGTGAGCCGTTTTCGACCAAAGGAAGCCGTTGATGTAATAGTAGTCCGCGAAAATAAACAGAAACCCTTTAAGGTTGTTCTGCGTAATAAGGTTGGTTCTACCGATATCGTCAAAGCCTCCGACAGTGCAGCTGCCCTTGGTGCAAAGTTAGCACCAGTTTCCGATGAGTTAAAAAAGAGGTTCGGGCTAAGAGGTGGAGTTGAAATTGTTGAACTTCATAGCGGTTTGCTTAAGGATCAAGGGGTAAAGCAAGGATTCATCATAACGCAAATTGATCGCAATCCGATTTATGAAGTTGATGATGTGGCGGATGTTTTAAGGAATGCATCAGGAGGAATCCTAATAGAAGGAATTTATCCCAACGGAGTGGTTGCTTACTACGCCATTGGGTTGAAGAAGTAA
- the dapF gene encoding diaminopimelate epimerase: MEVPFVKYHGAGNDFVIIDNTSAAYTLTREAIAFICHRRFGVGSDGLMLIEKSEEAAFYMRYFNSDGNESTMCGNGGRCIAHFAHSIGLAGESISFMGIDGPHQATILAPDRIKLKMKNIDRVDHHPGYYFLDTGSPHHVVFKDDVRNTDVVTEGKNIRYSDKYPAGTNVDFVEILDTNRIFVRTYERGVEDETLSCGTGVVAAAIATNISGNPKDVFIIETRGGELEVSFSYQKNEFIDVYLTGPVKFVFSGKIVL, from the coding sequence ATGGAAGTCCCCTTTGTAAAATACCACGGTGCTGGAAACGACTTTGTTATTATAGACAACACATCGGCTGCCTATACACTAACTCGAGAAGCAATTGCCTTCATCTGTCACCGTCGTTTTGGCGTAGGCTCCGATGGGCTAATGCTGATTGAAAAATCGGAAGAGGCCGCCTTTTACATGCGCTATTTCAACAGCGATGGAAACGAATCAACCATGTGCGGTAATGGAGGCCGGTGTATTGCTCACTTCGCTCACAGCATTGGGTTGGCCGGTGAATCCATTTCGTTTATGGGCATCGATGGACCACACCAAGCCACGATTTTAGCACCCGATCGGATTAAGCTTAAAATGAAAAATATTGATCGTGTAGACCATCACCCCGGATATTACTTCCTAGATACCGGTTCACCTCACCATGTTGTATTTAAAGATGATGTAAGAAATACAGATGTGGTAACCGAAGGGAAAAACATTCGCTATAGCGACAAATACCCAGCAGGAACCAATGTTGATTTTGTAGAAATTCTTGATACCAACCGGATTTTTGTGCGAACCTACGAGCGGGGTGTTGAAGACGAAACCCTATCGTGTGGCACAGGAGTGGTTGCTGCAGCCATAGCAACCAATATCTCAGGAAATCCCAAGGATGTTTTCATTATTGAGACGCGCGGAGGTGAGTTAGAAGTTTCATTCAGCTATCAAAAAAATGAATTTATTGATGTGTATCTCACCGGACCTGTTAAATTTGTATTCTCAGGAAAAATTGTTCTGTAA
- a CDS encoding sigma-70 family RNA polymerase sigma factor has translation MRQLKITKSITNRESASLDKYLQEIGKEQLITVEEEVDLAQRIKKGDQAALEKLTRANLRFVVSVAKQYQNQGLSLPDLINEGNLGLIKAAEKFDETRGFKFISYAVWWIRQSILQALAEQSRIVRLPLNQVGSLNKINKAFSKFEQEFERTPSPEELAEVLELPKEKVTDTLRVSGRHVSVDAPFVEGEDNSLLDVLINNDSPNADRALIMESLSKEIERALATLTERERDIIKYFFGINCSEMTLEEIGEKFGLTRERVRQIKEKAIRRLRHSSRSKLLKSYLG, from the coding sequence ATGAGGCAGTTAAAAATCACTAAGTCAATTACAAACAGGGAGAGCGCCTCCTTGGATAAATACCTTCAGGAGATAGGTAAGGAACAACTTATTACCGTTGAGGAAGAAGTTGATCTAGCGCAGCGAATCAAGAAGGGCGATCAAGCCGCTCTTGAGAAGCTTACACGTGCTAATCTTCGGTTCGTTGTATCAGTGGCTAAGCAATACCAAAACCAAGGTTTAAGCTTGCCTGACCTTATTAACGAAGGTAATCTCGGGCTTATTAAGGCTGCTGAGAAGTTCGATGAAACACGTGGATTTAAATTTATCTCTTACGCTGTTTGGTGGATTCGTCAATCGATCCTGCAGGCGTTGGCAGAACAATCACGTATTGTTCGTCTTCCGCTGAACCAAGTGGGTTCGTTGAATAAAATCAACAAGGCATTTTCGAAGTTTGAGCAAGAATTTGAGAGGACACCCTCACCAGAGGAACTTGCAGAGGTGCTTGAACTACCGAAAGAAAAGGTTACCGATACCCTTCGCGTTTCAGGTCGTCACGTATCTGTCGATGCACCTTTTGTTGAGGGTGAGGATAACAGCCTTCTCGATGTGCTTATTAATAACGATTCTCCAAATGCCGACCGCGCTCTTATTATGGAGTCGCTGAGCAAGGAGATTGAACGGGCTCTGGCAACACTTACCGAAAGAGAACGTGATATCATTAAATACTTCTTCGGAATTAATTGTTCCGAAATGACATTAGAGGAGATTGGTGAAAAGTTTGGACTCACCCGTGAGCGCGTTCGCCAAATCAAGGAGAAGGCAATTCGTCGTCTTCGTCACTCGTCAAGAAGTAAGTTGCTCAAAAGTTATTTAGGTTAG
- a CDS encoding DUF1987 domain-containing protein gives MRKLTYDETPDSLEVTLDKEKSRFEFYGKSLPENCNDFFNPILDWFTEYMKEPNKETIVTFKLDYFNTSSSKKLLEIFFRLQEIHKQKKNVMINWYYQKEDDDMKESGEAFAEMVVIPFKIIPY, from the coding sequence ATGAGAAAACTAACCTATGACGAAACACCCGACTCCCTTGAAGTTACATTAGACAAGGAAAAGAGCCGTTTTGAGTTCTATGGAAAATCGCTTCCCGAAAATTGCAACGACTTTTTCAACCCCATCCTGGATTGGTTCACGGAGTATATGAAGGAGCCAAACAAGGAAACCATTGTTACCTTCAAACTTGATTATTTCAACACCTCTTCCTCCAAAAAACTGCTTGAAATATTTTTCCGGCTACAAGAAATTCACAAGCAGAAAAAAAACGTAATGATTAACTGGTATTACCAGAAAGAGGACGACGACATGAAAGAATCGGGCGAAGCATTTGCAGAGATGGTGGTAATCCCCTTTAAGATTATACCGTATTAG